The following is a genomic window from Chanos chanos chromosome 1, fChaCha1.1, whole genome shotgun sequence.
CGAAGGTTAGCAATAGagattttcaacattttatgGCGAATGTTAAGAGGTATTCCTAATCTTTCGTTCAGCCTTAAACATGCCCAACCCCTTCTACGGACTGCTGGTGGGTTGAGTTACATAGTTAACTGAGACGGCAGAGTTATTGAACTACACTGTGTCAGCGTCTATAACCATCTTCCTGGATTATCATAAAGAGTTGCCGCGAGTTGACAATACATCGCCCCTTAGTGCTGTGTTATTGCAAACTGTTTGAAGGCGGTAAATGAGTTGAGAGGAATGTTGTTAAATTTAATTGTCATATGAAGTGGAAACGGGAAACACATCCATCAGCTCACCGTCTTTATGAAAGAATCTATGCTGTATAGGAACAGTGTTTGTTATTAAGACTTTGTGATCAATATAGATATTACCAGATTCACCATCTCTTTCAAAATTATGTCTAGTGAGGATTAGAGAAAGTGTCTCCTGAGATTATGAATGCTGTTTATTCAAGGTTTCTGTTTGTTCGTGGTTGTCAGAATAATTGATAGTCTGATCCCTCTGTAGGTTTTTGTCTCTCAGTTGAATCCTGGGTCAGTTAGTGAGGAAGAGGTTTACAGAGTGGGTCTAAAGCCTGTTAAGGACTGGAGAGCCTATGGTCTTAAGGGATACCCAGGTGAAATAATTCAATTATTTTCCTCATCTCTGCCCATGTTGTATGGGGAAACACTTTTAATCTCATATTAAATTCTGAAAAATGTCTAATTATTCCCCCTAAAACTAGATGATCGTAAATCCTGATTATATTTGAATATTCTGggtcttgtgatgtcacatGGAGAGAAATGACTGCGATTCTGAGAACGGATCAGAGAAGGGTAAACAAAAATGCCATTCTTATCTTTTTGATTGTTCCTGCAGGATTCTTGTTTATTTCCAATCCGTTCTTACCGGGCTCACAGCAGTACTGGGTAAAGCAGTGTCTGAAGGTTTACCCTCAGAAACCCAATGTGTGCAACCTGGACATGCACATGCcatctgcagagacagagaacatatGGGAGAAAAGCGCTGACATCATACGGTGACTAATCATTCTTGTCTTTCTCTAAACTTGCTGAATTTTAAGCGTATCATCATAACTGGTCTGTTCCtgcagtcccccccccccccgtcttggCATGAAAAGTAACCTCAGTGTTTTAGTAATTTAAAGTCTCAATAAAAGCCTTGTGTaagaatattaatgtttttaatatggTTAACTGGTGATTTATGAAGAATTAAAGCAGTCAAAGAATGGCTATCCTCCATACTTTGGCTCAGAGAGCACATTCGTGAATAAATTTGACCGGCTGCACCATGTCATTTAAAAACCGTATTAGAAAGCTCCTGAcgtttctgtgtgtctgagccATTGCCTGATCTGAGAGGATGTGCTGAATTCTCCTAGGAAAAAAGGCTCAGGAAAACGTGAACCCAAGACACTACTGGAGAAGCTTCGCTGGGTAACGCTGGGCTACCACTACAACTGGGACTCCAAGGTAGTGTTATCCAGACTTCATTTAACACGTTTATTTGATTGCTCTGCGGTAAAGCAATAATACATTCATGGGTGTGAATTATTGCAATTATTTGCACGAAATGTGGTTATTAAGTATGAGCTGATTGCCGTCATTTTGGTAAAGTGACAATTATTGCAATAACACACACCCTTGAgtatattattgtaattataaaAGAAGTCTTCATGTCCATTTAAGTGTTTACAAAATAAAGTAATGCTTCAATGAGTTAGGAGAACATTTTAGTAGGTTTaataaagattaaataaaagtaGTCCACTTACATTCCCTCATAGTACTTGTTGCTAGGTAAAgataaacaaaatgacatttaaagcaCTTTCTTTAGagtaaacaaaaattaataaAGAATGCTCAATAACATCAGAACTGAGCAGCATAAATTGACCAGTCGAGACAATGGGATGgatcttttttatatataattttcAGAGACCAGTAATTTAGTTCTGTCGATGCTCTagcaaatatgttttaattCAGATGATTTAAGCACATGTAAATAAGGTCTAGTTTGAGTCACAGATTGGATCTCACAGATTTTGCGATGCCGATCGTTATTTTGTCAAAAGTCTGTGATGTACTGACGAGTCATGCTGTAAGATTGACACCGTGTAAGATGGACACCGTGTGCCAGGTGGCCTGTGAACGAGTTCACTTCGGTCCCTAGATCTTATTAGCTTTGTTTGCTCCTTTCAAGACATTTCGTCTCTAATTGTACAGGCATGACGCCTGCCTGTCTCGTTTATATGCTAATTACATAAAAGTGTTTAGTCTTCTGTCCTATTAAATCAGTCAGGAGTTGCACATTGGATTCATTAACTCTGATCTCGGCTTGACGTTGCCAAATGTCTGACAACAATCTGTGAATTTTAAGCAGTggttctttcttgttttttccccctcttgcCTGGTTGACAGAGGTGCTGGCTCCATTAAGATCACAGACTTCAGCGGCTAATACGGCTGTTTGGAAAGACAGGGGCTCACATGATTATCTGCAGATTACGCTTTCATGCCTCATCGCTGACACAGGGACCGTCTGAGAAAACCAAAGAGCAATAGCTAGAAAatggaaaatctttttttttttttttggattatgtAAATCTTCAgactttttcccctctccgtTTAGCGATGTGTATAAGAGAAATTGGTATTTGCATACTGTAGTTATGGCAAATTTGGCGGGctcatttcattcttttggtTTCTTGTATATTTTAAGATCAGAGATTTAAATCATCCCTGCTAGCTGGTCACAGTTCATGCTCCTAttcaatatttcaaataaaGCTATCAGCTAAAGGGTTTTAagtggtgtattttttttttttaatctgtagaCCTACTCAGCAGACCACTACACCCCCTTCCCAATGGATCTCCACTCCTTATCAGACAAAGTTGCTGCAGCCTGTGGCTTCCCTGGTTTTAACGCAGAGGCGGGGATACTGAATTTCTACCGTTCTGATTCGTCACTTGGAATCCACGTTGACGAATCAGAACTGGACCATAGTCAacctcttctgtctttcaggTGAGAGCAGCTGTGTGGTTACACACTGTAACGTGTATttattagctgtttttttttttccacattgaATAAAATCTGATTCACATGCCACTACTTATTGCTATAAACACAAATTAATCCCAATTCATAATGGATGTCTATTTTTAGTGCAGTCATACATGCCTTTTCTCATATGGTCTTTCATCTGTCGCATCTGTCAGTTTTGGACAGACAGCTGTGTTCCTGCTGGGAGGGACTAAAAGAGAGGAGCCGGCCACGCCCATGTTCATGCGCAGCGGTGACATCATGGTGATGTCAGGTTTCAGTCGACTACTCTACCATGCTGTGCCTTGTATTGTGCCTTCCACAACACTACCATCCTGCCTGGAACAGCAGCTGCAGAAGGAGTCACAGCCTGATGGCCTGTCTCTGGAGGTGTCACAACAGGATTGGGAAATATGCTCCAAGTACCTCCTCACATCACGGGTGAACATGACTGTCAGACAAGTGCTTGGTCCGGGCCAGTCTTTTCCATCTGCGCAGACCCCAAAAGACCCACTATGCGAATCCAAAGGGGGCTACCATGAGTCATCAGAAGAggaaacccaaaaaaacaaaagatggaaGAGTGAATCAGAATATGAGGGCGACTCTTGATATATGAACGTTTGATGAAACGTTGACTTTTAAATGACTTTGAAACGTTACAAAACCTTATATTCTCAGGATTTATTTATGCTGTTGTTCTCGTTGTTTAAAACTGTAAGCGCGTTAGCGAGAGGTTCTCTTTTGAAAACTGCTGTCAGCAAAGAGCACATCAGATGGTGGGACGTTGTACAGCTCATCCTAGTTCTCAAGGACCCCCTTACCTGCACCTGTCTGTTTCAACCCTCCCCCAGCACATCTGATCCATCTTAACCAACACTTGATGATATGCTGATCAGCTGAATCAGATGTTTCACTGCAGGGCTGGTACCAGTACGCGCAGGGTAGGGGGTACTTGAGGACTGAGTTGAGAACACTTCTGAAAGGAATAAATAGCCCCATTTGCTTATCTGTACCATGTTAAGTCCCAGCCAAGGGCAAACTACATCATGATGGCAAACTGATTGTAACCTGTTGTAATCACCTGCTATATACAAAAGCAGCGACTCCATAAAAACTCCAGTGACATTCAGGTCAGTTCATTGTCTGTCCTAATGTCAAGCTGGTcgttctttttctccctgtgtagTGGCTGCCATGTTTGCTCACTCTGGGCAGTAACACTAAACAGAGCTGACCTTCAGAGAAAGGCCACAGAGACAGCGTATAATCTTTTTAATCTGGTCAGCTGGTGTCAGAAGTgtcagagtctgagagagattGTCTTTGACAAGATCCCTGAGGGACACAGGTTGACATGGCCATTGTGCCGGAACGCATCAGGAGCTCTGTTACCGTggtgatacccccccccccccagcctcaCTTCCAAAGTATCACCTCAAATGTAGCAGCTGGGACAGACTGCCTGTACAGCCTGTTTTACAGTCTAATTGCTCAAAATTAGAGTTatggcccttttttttcccccttagaTCTAAGAGAAGATGTTTTACATTGCAAATCCCATAATATTGTCCACTCACATTTGGAACATGGTTATGGTGttcttcaaaacacaaaagtgGGTTCAAACTTAGCATATGCAGATTGTTGCACAAATTTAGTCAcagaagtttttgttttgtttggttgttttttgtttttgggtttttttgtggccTAGGAATACtcaaaatgtgtttataatgGCTTGTACTTGTTAATATTATCTTTAAAAgggaaaagcaaacaaaaagagttACCTCTCTATCTGTATTCCTGGAGGAGAGTCGAGTGGTTCTTTTAGAGCTGTGGAACCGTATGATGTGTGCCCTCTGAGAGCAAACGTTTATATTAATGATATGAATCTGATTGTCCGAGGAAATACTGTAAAGATATTTTCTTGTGTGTGGTTGCTGCCATGCTGAAAATGGACTCCATTAAGTAGAATGTTGGattaattatctttttttttttcaaccctgAGGATGGTCAGTGAGAGAtatgtcaaaaaataaattagttttGCAGCGGGCTTTTGTGTGgcccaaaaataaacaatctTCCACAAAATGAACGATCCTTTATGTTTGCTGGCGTTGGGAAACGCTTCACCGCGTTAAACTTCAATGgtgctttgttttctctgtaatcAAAAAGGAGAACAGTAGggaacacatgtacacagattCTATGACTTCCCTCAAAAGAAATGGTTTCAGCAGTAGTGAATCCCAAACAAACTGCTGTGAGATGACCAAAGTTTTTTTTCACCTTAAATTAGGTGAAGAAAACAGCTAAATTGTATTGTGACCTATTATTGATCATAGCCGTGACCAGATCTTGTGTGTTCGGTTTAAGTTCTTGACCGCACACTCTAAGGGCTGAGATGTCCCTTTCCTTTGACCTTGTAACTTAATCAGACTTTAGTTTAGCATAGTTTAGCAAATACTCCGTAACTTAGATTACCGACACAGTCATTTCTAATGCCATTAAGCCAACACGCACCCACCCGCAAACATCTAACATGCATTTAAACAAATCACAAACGCTTTTTCTGGAGCAACTGTACACGAGCGCAAAAATAGTAACAGCTAGGTGCCTCTTCTGCTCACTCTCCCTCACGTCTGGTCACGCCAACGGGCCTTTGGTAACATCCATTTCAATGCAGGCAGAAAGGCCCTACCCTTCCCGATAAAATTAAACGCTGTCAGGATGATGTATGTAGTCATATAATTTTTATTGCTACCACTTTATCTGTTCTTCCTGctgcctctgtgtttctgccCTGTTGCATTCCCTACCTCTTCTCACAGCCCACCTCCCCCTCCaaccagcaccccccccccccccccccccccccccccaaactacacacacacacacacacacacacgcacacacacatacacacacatacccattaCTCTGTCATTACCAGTCACCGGCGGCAGGGTGGAGGTGGGTGTAGGAACGTGAAACCTGCCCATTCCTCCGGAGCTTCTCTCCGCCTTAAATTTGCTTCACGGCGGCGAGACGGAGCCACACCGCGCGTTGCCTCCCTGTGCCGCTGATTTTTACAGGAAAGTCAATTATGCACATCTATCAAAGCACAGACAAGGATGTCCTATTAGATTGTAATGCCCTTCATTTGCATCGAGgcatttttctttccctctatcaAATGTTTTATCGCTTGCCATacacttttctctgttcttaaTGCTTAATGCTCTGTGCTTAAAATAAAGACGGTGGAGCTTAGACGTCTGGAATTTAGACTAAGTTGGATCCGCTTCTTGGAACCTTGTTCTGCGAATTGTGACCAATCACTCTTTACAGTCATGAAGTTCGAAAGTATAACATTGAAACAAGGAAAATTAATAGTGTTATAAATTGTACCTTACTGGTTCTGATCAAAAAATGAGATGAGACTCCCCAAAAGTCTCATCTCCCccaaaaaaaggctttttagAATGTGCACGAAAATTATATGAGATATaacatatttgtgtttgtgtgcatgtgtacattcatgtaagtgtgtgtttgaggtttgCCTGAGTGGATATTGATCCCTGCAGCAAAATGAGAGATGGTTTTCACTGCCGTGGTTTAGTTTTATCTTCAAAAGCCCTCGGTTTGGGAGATAATTAGGGAACATTAGCTTTGCAAATTGGGGCAAAAttgcattttctctgtcatttttataaTCACTGCCATTACCAATAATTACTGCTGCAGTCACATTGAAATGCAGGACAGTGGTGAAAAAGAATGCCCACACAGAGATACCTCATTCCTTGGTTAAAACACTCCCCCTAGTGTCTCCCAAAACACACTGATTCTTCATCCTATAAATCTCTCTTCCTCCAAACATGTGCACAACTATAAATATTCTCCGTcctaaaatatttgtattttattaatCCAGCATAATCCGTTGAACTACAACTCTTGCGACTGCGTCTGCGCAGTCGGGGCCCGGCGTTTTTAGGTTGTTTATCTGCGCCGGCCACGCAGAGGGCTGTCACCGCAGAATCCTCTTCCTCCATTACGAGCAGCTGCAGCTCGTCATCTTTGCTTTGTGTCTGAAAGAGCTTGGGCTGCACCATTGAGCCTTGAGAGATAAGTACATTagagcagggggggggggggttccggCTTAAGTGACTGGCCAGGGCATCCCGCACGCAAAACATTTGGGTGTCTGTGATTAGACTGGGTGTGATGGAAAATGGCTTCCACTGTGCTATTTTACAATACAGTGTCTGGTTCTCTATCCTCACCAAGAGTTAATAATCAAATGAGTCAGTGATGTTGAATGAGGCAAAAGTTGTCCATTGGCATTTGTTTCGTTCATCCAAAAACGTTTCCCTTACAAAACTGATCCACTTGCAAAGCAGTTTGTGCAGTAAGCCTGGTGCTGCTCTTCTTATGTTGATATCTGActtgctgttgttgtctttttcttttctcttttttttttctttgatgcCGTCTAAAGATAGTAATCGCTGTATGGCTGTGACATGGCCATCTCTGTCAGGCCTGTGACAGTTTGATCAATGCTGTGACACATAGATGGAGGTGTAGTCACTCTAGATGTCCTCTGTGCCTTCTCTATAACTGATTTTTtgattcaagaaaaaaaaaatagatacagCTTCCTATGCAGTTTTTAAAGCTGTTCATTATGTAAGTCCTTAAGATTTGCAATGTCAAATTCAAGAAAAGAGAGcaattaaataattataataatgtatGGTTATTGATACAGTATTTACGgttttccatttttatcagtgtgtctgtttcatatATCTTTCTTCCTGCCCTTTTTCTTAGTCGCAGTACGttccacacacccacccacccccccatcccctccccacacacacacacacacacacacacacatgctggcaATTCATTTTGCTCATCTCCCCATCACCCTCTCCAAGTTGTtcggttatttatttattcttttttttttttatcctgacAAAGTATTTGAAATGTCATCAGGTAACACTTGCACACACAATTTCAACTTTTCAAAGGTCACTTGattcatttgtctgtgtattttctctatttttttttttatccgtaTAGTTGTGAGGAAATGATAGTGCGTAGCATCTGAGCTATGCTTTGTGTCATCCTCTGAACGTTCATTTCTGTATTCCAAACTCACTGACTGAACACTAAGATTGTGCTCAGCCATGAGAAACAAACTGTTATTTGCtataaaaaaagggagaaaatctttgttcttactttttttttcaacagaagAATCTGAGCAAAATTGTCAAGGTAGAATGAGTTATGGTTGAGGTCTTTGAGTTTTGAAGACAATAGCATGTCATATGAGGACACGTAAGGATTTCACACTTCAACTCTGTTCCATCTTGCTGAGTTTTGGACGTTAGATACAGACACAAGAATCAGGGAGCAAATGTTCTTGTGTGAGTCCAGCACTTGTGTTGTCTGATATAGCTGCGAGAAATTTGAGCTTTACAATCAACTGTCAACTCAAAGCTAGTTGCCCCTTTTTCAGCCACAGAATACCACTATAGTCTTCATGCTGTTATGAAAATTCCTTACTAGCACAGCATAATGTGTTACAAGATTTAGCTTTAATGTCTCTTTACCTTCTTGTACAGAATTAAAAAGCGAATAATCCAAGACTTGAATGATGCAGAGACCTCAATTAATTTTTAGCTGCGCATACatggactgaaaatgaatgttcgTACAAAGCTCGAGTCATCGGCACAATGCGTTGAAATGAAAATGGCGCTTGCTCTTGAGTTTTCCTAGACATAAAGGCATGCTATAAAATGGTCTAACTTAAAGTACGGCAGTTAGAATTATGGAAGAATCAATTATATCACAGTTAAACTTTAAGTTAAAAATGTGGAACTGTCACTGTAATGATCAGTTATTCAAATAAAGACCTTTAACAGATCTAGCAGCATTGCTTATGCATGCCCTGGGTAGTAAGGCCTTCAAAATAACCCATCTGTTTTGACACCTTTCACCTGGAAAGCCATTGTTGTTTGCAAAGATTTCTTTGAAAATTAAACATGAATTTTAGTTACTgttaaaatgtctttgagaaaaaaaaattgcctacAGGTCCACCAAAAGATTCAATAGCGAAGGtctttatcatcatcatttcatttaGCAATGTGTGATCAtgagaagtgggggggggggggggggggcggtattTCAAAACTTCAAAGCACAAAGATCGTCGAAGACCATGCTTCTTTGAACCTCACAGCTAAGGGAATGACTTCTGCACCTCACAAAACATGCAACACTAATTTTGTCTTCAGTGGTGAGAGTAGCTGATATGTTTTTGATGCTTTCTTTCCCTTCATAATGTTTATGATTGCAGACTTACACAGTGTCACTCTTTGTAGTGAACATCATGCTGTCACAATGGAATGACCCTCGGGTCAGCTGTTGAAGgggtctctctctatctctgtgtgtgtgtcataaaaGCACAGATTAGACGAAGCAAATGTTCAGTCGCATTGGAGAGTACCAGCTGCCGTTGTTATGGTGATGAGCACTTTCAGCAGAACTACTGGCTTCCTGGTGTGTTGATTATGGCCCATTATGTTATTTGCTACGACATTGTTTTTAATCGGCCTGCACCCGTTTCCATGGTACCCGTGGTGAGCTCCGCTTTTGGGCTCTTGGTGCATGATGCTTACCGCCGTCTGACTAGCATTTGTTTGCTGGTCACATCTAGTGTTTCGGTCAGTGGCGGGGAACAAAGCGTTAATGGTCCCTGTGCAATGCACTCTGGGGTGGAAGGTGAGGTACTCTTGTCCCTCAGATTCGGCTCCTCTGTGTTCACGGAAAATGGGACATTTTCCAGAAACAACATCGCCTTTTAAGCAAACTTCATTTTATCAGTGAGACCTGTACAGGACATCCACATATGAATATTGTACagttttattatatatatatatttataaaagcAGACACATGCAACTAAAAGTTACAAATTCTCATCATTGTGAGtcataaaaatgcaacaatgGAAACGAGTGACAAATGATAATCAACAGCACAGTCATTCATCACAACACCATTGTTTACAGATTTCTTACgtcttcatttatttcagtttggCACAAGGGATGAAGACAATACACTGCTCCATCAAAGAGATTCACGATCCAACCAGATGACAGcgctttgaaagaaaaaaagagaaaaaaatgacataatgtAGCATCTAAAGCGTTCTGATTATCTGAAGTTCTTGtcaacagaaatacagaaaactgtAACTGTAAGCTCTGTGGTATTGAGAATGGGTTTGGGGATGTCATCCAGTCATGGTTACTTCAGACGTGTAAAGAGGAGGAATGCAGAGGTGAAAGGacttttgtttacatttaacatAATCTCTTTGTGTGTCGTGTGAGTGCCGGAGGAGTGCTGGCAGTCTCTCTTGCAGCGCACCGCCTTCTGGCAGcctgtaatttttctttttcaatcacGCTGGCTCCCATGGCAACTCTATCTACTGAGTACCCAGACAAGCACTGTGAAATTGTTCTAGGGCCCCTGTAATTGGGTCCaggttagacagagagaaatgtagtGTGCCTATGTAAAGTTACATTATCAGCCTTCG
Proteins encoded in this region:
- the alkbh1 gene encoding nucleic acid dioxygenase ALKBH1 → MTTKMAASIVEHGEDAFRKLFKFYKRRNPPPDFSEVIDFSKNLKSEAVFVSQLNPGSVSEEEVYRVGLKPVKDWRAYGLKGYPGFLFISNPFLPGSQQYWVKQCLKVYPQKPNVCNLDMHMPSAETENIWEKSADIIRKKGSGKREPKTLLEKLRWVTLGYHYNWDSKTYSADHYTPFPMDLHSLSDKVAAACGFPGFNAEAGILNFYRSDSSLGIHVDESELDHSQPLLSFSFGQTAVFLLGGTKREEPATPMFMRSGDIMVMSGFSRLLYHAVPCIVPSTTLPSCLEQQLQKESQPDGLSLEVSQQDWEICSKYLLTSRVNMTVRQVLGPGQSFPSAQTPKDPLCESKGGYHESSEEETQKNKRWKSESEYEGDS